In Nerophis lumbriciformis linkage group LG04, RoL_Nlum_v2.1, whole genome shotgun sequence, a single window of DNA contains:
- the rps19 gene encoding small ribosomal subunit protein eS19, which translates to MPGVTVKDVNQQEFVTALAAFLKKSGKLKVPDWVDLVKLGKHKELAPADENWFYIRSASTVRHLYLRGGAGVGSMIKIYGGRKRNGVCPAHFSVGSKNVARKVLQALELLKMIEKDPNGGRRLTSQGTRDLDRIAGQVAAANKKTV; encoded by the exons ATGCCGGGTGTCACAGTGAAAGACGTCAACCAGCAGGAGTTCGTCACTGCATTGGCAGCTTTCCTAAAAAA GTCAGGAAAGCTGAAGGTGCCTGACTGGGTTGACCTTGTCAAGCTGGGCAAGCACAAAGAACTGGCCCCCGCTGATGAGAACTGGTTCTACATCAGATCCG CCTCCACAGTTCGTCACCTGTACCTCCGTGGGGGAGCTGGTGTGGGCTCCATGATCAAGATTTATGGAGGTCGCAAAAGGAACGGCGTGTGCCCGGCCCACTTTAGCGTCGGATCCAAGAACGTCGCCCGCAAAGTGCTGCAGGCCCTCGAGCTTCTCAAGATGATTGAGAAGGATCCAAACGG TGGCCGAAGACTAACCTCCCAGGGAACCAGAGACCTGGATAGAATCGCCGGCCAG GTTGCAGCTGCAAACAAGaaaactgtttaa